In one Cydia strobilella chromosome 25, ilCydStro3.1, whole genome shotgun sequence genomic region, the following are encoded:
- the LOC134752863 gene encoding cuticle protein 38-like, which translates to MRVLIVAAVLACAAAAPSGLLAGPYGHGLIGHGAPLAYGHGAPLAYGHGAPLAYGHAAPLAVAHAAPLAVAHAAVPTISPGDIQGAAIDAHVEAADHVRAAVDSHRELHDQAAELHGQAINAAEDHSWQAVDAVKTHEAQLDGAAAGAAPILAKQLAGHAGVYAAPALAHAAYAAPALAHAAYAAPIAHAASHSVSSQSLHQTHPAPLVHAPVIAHSAPVLAHAAPVAYAAHAGYAHAGLAHAGYANAGLAHAGYGHAGLAHGLSHW; encoded by the exons ATGAGAGTACTG ATTGTCGCCGCCGTCCTCGCCTGCGCCGCCGCAGCGCCCTCGGGCCTGCTGGCTGGTCCCTACGGTCATGGTCTGATCGGCCATGGCGCCCCTCTGGCTTACGGCCATGGCGCCCCTCTGGCTTACGGCCATGGCGCCCCTCTGGCTTACGGCCACGCCGCCCCCTTGGCTGTAGCGCACGCCGCGCCCCTGGCCGTGGCTCACGCCGCCGTCCCCACCATCTCCCCTGGTGACATCCAGGGCGCCGCCATCGATGCCCATGTTGAGGCTGCTGACCACGTCCGCGCCGCCGTCGACTCCCACCGCGAGCTCCACGACCAGGCTGCTGAACTCCACGGACAGGCCATCAACGCCGCTGAGGATCACTCGTGGCAGGCCGTTGATGCCGTGAAGACCCACGAGGCTCAGTTGGACGGTGCTGCTGCCGGCGCCGCGCCCATCCTCGCTAAGCAGCTGGCCGGCCACGCCGGAGTGTACGCCGCCCCCGCGCTCGCGCACGCTGCCTACGCCGCCCCCGCACTCGCGCACGCTGCCTACGCTGCCCCCATCGCGCACGCCGCCAGCCACTCCGTGTCCTCCCAGTCTCTGCACCAGACCCACCCCGCCCCGCTCGTGCACGCTCCCGTGATCGCTCACTCCGCCCCCGTGCTCGCGCACGCCGCTCCCGTAGCGTACGCCGCGCACGCCGGCTACGCTCACGCCGGACTAGCTCACGCCGGCTACGCTAACGCTGGACTCGCGCACGCTGGCTACGGTCACGCCGGTCTTGCCCACGGCCTATCCCACTGGTAG
- the LOC134752866 gene encoding pupal cuticle protein C1B-like yields the protein MRFLVVAAVLACANAAPSGLLAGPYGHGLIGHGAPLAYSHGAPLAYGHAAPLAVAHAAPLAVAHAAVPTISPGDIQGAAIDAHVEAADHVRAAVDATQEYHDQAAELHGQAINAAEDHSWQAVDAVKTHEAQIDGATAGVAPILAKQLAGHAGVYAAAAPALAHAAYAAPIAHAAYAAPIAHAAYAAPIAHGAPLAHAGIAHAGSHSVSSQSLHQTHPAPLVHAPVIAHAAPVAYAAHAGYGHAGYGHAGLAHGLAHW from the exons ATGAGATTTCTG GTTGTTGCCGCTGTCCTCGCCTGCGCCAACGCAGCGCCCTCGGGCCTGCTGGCTGGTCCCTACGGTCATGGTCTGATCGGCCATGGCGCGCCTCTGGCTTACAGCCATGGCGCGCCTCTGGCTTACGGCCATGCTGCCCCCTTGGCTGTAGCGCACGCCGCGCCTTTGGCCGTGGCTCACGCCGCCGTCCCCACCATCTCCCCCGGTGACATCCAAGGCGCCGCCATCGACGCTCATGTTGAAGCCGCCGACCACGTCCGCGCCGCCGTTGATGCCACCCAAGAATACCATGACCAGGCTGCTGAGCTCCACGGACAGGCCATCAACGCCGCTGAGGACCACTCGTGGCAGGCTGTTGATGCTGTGAAGACCCATGAAGCTCAGATTGATGGTGCCACCGCCGGTGTTGCGCCCATCCTCGCTAAGCAGCTGGCTGGTCACGCCGGAGTGTACGCTGCCGCCGCCCCCGCGCTCGCGCACGCCGCCTACGCCGCTCCCATCGCGCACGCCGCCTACGCCGCTCCCATCGCGCACGCCGCCTACGCCGCTCCCATCGCGCACGGCGCTCCCCTCGCGCACGCTGGTATCGCCCACGCCGGTAGCCACTCCGTGTCCTCCCAGTCCCTGCACCAGACCCACCCCGCCCCCCTCGTCCACGCTCCCGTGATCGCTCACGCCGCCCCCGTCGCCTACGCCGCGCACGCCGGCTACGGCCACGCAGGCTACGGCCACGCCGGACTCGCCCACGGACTAGCGCACTGGTAA
- the LOC134752860 gene encoding pupal cuticle protein PCP52-like, whose product MRVLILSAIFACAAAAPSAPVVAIAPIISAAIPTLSPGDLQAAAIDAKVQAEDQARAIAEQARLAAEVARDQAKLALAGQKPLAYAVPAPVLAIAAPTSGDLQAAAIDAKVQAEDQARAIAEQLRLAAEVAREQAKLALEGQKEKVEEVTSIVKENNEELFWNVEDKKWQAVDAVKTIEAKIDGAVTNNAEALAKSVIPVVASLPYANLVYAPGLIPLVKEEKITKTADKDKIETPNLEGLALTQGIGLVGAPWPPLTLVQPGLIGAPLPLQPVLTPIIKQW is encoded by the exons ATGAGAGTTCTG ATCCTGTCCGCGATCTTCGCCTGCGCGGCCGCAGCGCCCTCGGCCCCTGTGGTCGCCATAGCCCCCATCATCTCCGCCGCCATCCCCACTCTATCCCCTGGAGACCTTCAGGCCGCCGCCATAGATGCCAAGGTCCAGGCAGAAGACCAGGCTCGAGCGATAGCGGAACAGGCGAGGCTAGCTGCTGAAGTAGCTAGGGATCAGGCTAAACTGGCTCTGGCGGGTCAAAAG CCTTTAGCCTACGCGGTCCCAGCCCCCGTCCTTGCCATCGCCGCTCCAACCTCAGGGGACCTCCAAGCTGCCGCCATCGACGCCAAGGTTCAAGCGGAAGACCAGGCCAGGGCTATAGCAGAACAGTTGAGGTTGGCTGCTGAAGTAGCGAGGGAGCAGGCTAAACTGGCGTTGGAAGGACAGAAG GAAAAGGTGGAAGAAGTGACTTCCATagttaaagaaaacaacgaGGAACTATTCTGGAACGTAGAAGACAAGAAATGGCAAGCTGTTGACGCAGTGAAAACTATCGAAGCGAAAATTGACGGCGCGGTCACGAACAACGCTGAGGCTTTAGCGAAAAGTGTGATTCCTGTGGTAGCTTCTTTACCTTATGCTAACCTGGTGTACGCTCCTGGATTAATACCGCTGGTTAAAGAAGAAAAGATAACTAAGACTGCTGATAAGGATAAGATAGAGACACCGAATTTGGAAGGGCTGGCGTTGACTCAGGGTATAGGGTTGGTTGGAGCCCCGTGGCCCCCCCTGACGTTGGTTCAACCGGGGCTGATAGGGGCACCCCTGCCGCTGCAGCCTGTGCTCACGCCAATCATCAAACAATGGTAG
- the LOC134752869 gene encoding pupal cuticle protein C1B-like, which yields MRVLIVAAVLACAAAAPSGLLAGPYGHGLIGHGAPLAYGHGAPLAYGHGAPLAYGHGAPLAYGHAAPLAVAHAAPLAVAHAAVPTISPGDIQGAAIDAHVEAADHVRAAVDQASELHGQAINAAEDHSWQAVDAVKTHEAQLDGAAAGAAPILAKQLAGHAGVYAAPALAHAAYAAPVAHAAYAAPIAHAAYAAPIAHAASHSVSSQSLHQTHPAPLVHAPVIAHAAPVAYAAHAGYAHAGLAHGLSHW from the exons ATGAGAGTACTG ATTGTCGCCGCCGTCCTCGCCTGCGCCGCCGCAGCGCCCTCGGGCCTGCTGGCTGGTCCCTACGGTCATGGTCTGATCGGGCATGGCGCGCCTCTGGCTTACGGCCATGGCGCGCCTCTGGCTTACGGCCATGGCGCGCCTCTGGCTTACGGCCATGGCGCCCCTCTGGCTTACGGCCACGCCGCCCCCTTGGCTGTAGCGCACGCCGCGCCGCTGGCCGTGGCTCACGCTGCCGTCCCCACTATCTCCCCCGGTGACATCCAGGGTGCCGCCATCGATGCCCATGTTGAGGCTGCTGACCACGTCCGCGCCGCCGTCGACCAGGCTTCCGAACTTCACGGACAGGCCATTAACGCCGCCGAGGATCACTCGTGGCAGGCTGTTGATGCCGTGAAGACCCACGAGGCTCAGTTGGACGGTGCCGCCGCTGGCGCCGCGCCCATCCTCGCTAAGCAGCTGGCCGGTCACGCCGGAGTATATGCCGCCCCCGCGCTCGCGCACGCCGCCTACGCCGCGCCCGTCGCGCACGCCGCTTACGCCGCGCCCATCGCGCACGCCGCGTACGCCGCTCCCATCGCGCACGCCGCCAGCCACTCCGTGTCCTCCCAGTCCCTGCACCAGACCCACCCCGCTCCCCTCGTCCACGCTCCCGTGATCGCTCACGCCGCTCCCGTCGCGTACGCCGCGCACGCCGGCTACGCTCACGCCGGACTCGCTCATGGTCTATCCCACTGGTAA